A window of the Algoriphagus halophilus genome harbors these coding sequences:
- a CDS encoding 6-bladed beta-propeller has translation MKTIIFILNILLLFSSCLSKESRKEIRLAKVNKPLNLATYFSKMKAIPLDSSVTVGQVDKVIIAQDKIILSDFNIMKSLRVFDLNGKQLAYRDDIGEGPLGMSEISDFCIYEQKIYVLNGARKHIYTFDLELNQLEDIDLAYSAGSLKVTNEGILTYHQNFSEDNINSFNQYDLQGNLIQGFYPINSELDKPYVGNEEFLVRGNELIHYHPFVDSLIILSNLAIKASYFLDFEDQFYPLSEYTSISHPLDRLKKFNEFKGYKNINHGIGLPDNKYLFSIIHDHTHKFLLINLTTHNMMLYEKLKNDFLTLPSQIKFMGNDENQAWFTIDPVILDQFYRINYDKINEEDMLINPGIEHNPIIFIAEFKNP, from the coding sequence ATGAAGACCATTATTTTTATTCTAAATATTCTTCTCCTTTTTTCATCATGCCTCTCTAAAGAATCAAGAAAAGAAATAAGATTGGCGAAAGTAAATAAGCCGTTAAACTTGGCTACATACTTTTCAAAAATGAAGGCAATCCCATTAGATTCTTCAGTTACAGTGGGACAAGTTGATAAAGTCATAATTGCTCAGGACAAGATCATTCTTTCAGATTTTAATATCATGAAATCATTAAGGGTATTTGATTTAAATGGGAAACAACTGGCCTACAGGGATGATATTGGTGAGGGACCTTTAGGAATGAGTGAGATCTCGGACTTTTGCATTTATGAGCAAAAAATTTATGTTTTAAATGGAGCCAGGAAGCATATATATACCTTTGATTTAGAGTTGAACCAACTAGAGGATATTGACCTTGCTTATTCTGCCGGTAGTCTCAAAGTGACCAATGAGGGTATTTTAACTTATCATCAAAATTTCAGCGAAGACAATATCAATTCATTCAACCAATATGATCTACAGGGAAACCTGATTCAGGGATTTTATCCCATCAATTCAGAACTTGATAAACCTTATGTCGGAAATGAAGAATTTCTGGTTAGAGGAAATGAATTAATCCATTATCATCCTTTTGTTGACAGTCTGATCATACTTTCCAACTTAGCCATCAAAGCAAGTTACTTTTTGGATTTTGAGGACCAGTTTTATCCGCTAAGTGAATACACTTCTATTAGCCATCCACTAGACCGCCTAAAAAAATTCAATGAGTTTAAAGGGTACAAAAACATTAATCATGGAATTGGTCTTCCCGATAACAAATATTTATTTTCTATCATTCACGACCATACTCATAAATTTTTATTGATCAATTTAACAACTCATAACATGATGCTTTATGAGAAATTAAAAAATGACTTTTTGACCTTACCCTCTCAGATTAAATTCATGGGAAATGATGAAAATCAAGCCTGGTTTACTATTGACCCAGTTATTTTGGATCAATTCTATAGGATTAATTATGACAAAATAAATGAAGAAGACATGCTCATAAATCCTGGAATAGAACATAATCCTATCATTTTTATCGCCGAATTCAAGAATCCTTAA
- the mraZ gene encoding division/cell wall cluster transcriptional repressor MraZ, translating to MFNSQYDCKLDPKGRLVLPAKIKAAIPEANGSALMLRMAEDKCLALYPMNEYKKLESQVRSLSINNAEQRKLQRSFFITSVEVELDSSGRLLIPKIYQSYGELEKEVVVVGMGSRIEIWNPDKYLQNIISDPADLSQLMEKYLS from the coding sequence ATGTTCAATAGTCAATATGATTGCAAGCTAGATCCCAAAGGGCGTCTGGTATTGCCTGCCAAAATCAAGGCGGCGATACCTGAGGCGAATGGGTCTGCGCTTATGCTTCGTATGGCAGAGGATAAATGTTTGGCTCTTTATCCCATGAATGAGTATAAAAAACTGGAAAGCCAGGTAAGATCCCTTTCGATCAACAATGCCGAACAAAGAAAGCTACAGCGTTCATTTTTCATTACCAGTGTAGAAGTGGAGTTAGATAGCTCAGGGCGTCTGTTGATTCCGAAGATATACCAGAGCTATGGTGAGTTGGAGAAAGAAGTGGTAGTCGTCGGAATGGGGAGTAGAATCGAGATTTGGAATCCGGACAAATACTTGCAGAACATCATTTCTGATCCTGCAGACTTGTCTCAATTAATGGAAAAATACCTCTCCTAA
- a CDS encoding M56 family metallopeptidase, with the protein MTILNDLIPDNLLYALGWTLVHSIWQLVLIGGALWLLLKLFARRSPTFKYVVAMCSLGFTLLLAFGTFFYQLTIQAPDSLFDKVTLDAMVLSQMNEASTLSTESLVPRIIHWIEIQLPLLVNFWFLGALLFLFRLVNSLSEIRVLRKSSTLNEDLNLNDIVKRLSSKIGVSKKVQLRITDLGQSPITFGFFKPVILIPAGLLFQLSPSQLEAIIAHELAHVKRNDYLANLIQSSLEVVFFYHPCFWWMSQTVKELRENASDDLAVSAGVSAKELAFGLAEVLNFAKQNPPELALAAGKKRNPTLQRIKRIMGYPAQTYPQNPIISIPMLITLILSAGLIASAQQDVPAKTDKVEPIAQVVVKNNLEKLVPRVVEATKDTLDKKVEKVIITDGVPVWVNEENEVIDPKDKKVYRIQVQGDTIIHKGKPMVWKSDKKGTFVYKYNGEEVIIENMPELELAPMPEFPKEAMAPMMDFEIAVAPQMDFEMAPVPDFDFEMAPVPDFEMAPMPPMEFGEGFAPMVFEFKNGQDWAFSTKDTIGMTKAEKEKWQKDMELRAEEMAKRAEEWAAKWEENGAEYELKMKEWEKSMAPKMKEFEKRMEEWQKAYEPKLKEFEKRMEEWQKANEPKMQEFEAKMKAWQEENEPLLKDYEEKMKAWEKEMQPKMEEYQRKMEAWQKENTAKIEEFQKKLQEELKKKDDNQ; encoded by the coding sequence ATGACAATTTTAAACGATTTGATACCGGATAACTTGCTATATGCCTTGGGATGGACATTGGTTCATTCGATCTGGCAGCTTGTATTGATTGGAGGGGCACTTTGGTTGCTTCTCAAATTGTTTGCTCGACGTAGTCCCACTTTTAAGTACGTTGTGGCAATGTGCAGCCTAGGATTCACTTTGCTCCTGGCTTTTGGGACATTTTTCTACCAGCTAACTATCCAGGCACCAGATTCCCTTTTTGATAAAGTGACCTTGGATGCCATGGTATTAAGCCAAATGAATGAGGCTTCTACGCTTAGCACAGAAAGTTTGGTCCCCAGAATAATTCATTGGATCGAGATTCAACTTCCTTTATTAGTGAATTTTTGGTTTTTGGGTGCTTTACTATTCTTGTTCAGATTGGTGAATAGCCTTTCTGAAATTAGAGTGCTTAGAAAATCTTCTACTCTAAATGAGGATTTGAACTTAAATGATATCGTAAAAAGACTTTCTTCCAAGATTGGAGTCAGTAAAAAAGTACAGCTTCGAATCACAGATTTAGGCCAATCTCCGATCACTTTCGGGTTTTTTAAGCCAGTCATCTTAATCCCTGCAGGATTATTATTTCAACTATCACCTTCCCAATTGGAAGCTATCATCGCCCATGAATTGGCGCATGTAAAGCGAAATGATTATTTGGCAAATCTGATTCAGTCTTCCTTGGAAGTAGTATTCTTCTATCATCCATGTTTTTGGTGGATGAGCCAAACAGTGAAGGAGTTACGTGAAAATGCTTCTGATGATTTGGCTGTTTCTGCAGGTGTTTCAGCTAAAGAATTGGCTTTTGGCCTAGCCGAAGTTTTGAATTTCGCAAAGCAAAATCCCCCTGAATTAGCACTTGCCGCAGGGAAAAAACGAAACCCTACCCTTCAAAGAATAAAAAGAATCATGGGCTATCCAGCTCAGACCTATCCGCAAAACCCTATAATTTCTATCCCTATGTTAATCACATTAATACTTAGTGCCGGTTTAATTGCCAGTGCACAGCAGGATGTACCTGCCAAAACAGATAAAGTGGAGCCCATCGCTCAAGTTGTAGTTAAAAATAACCTTGAAAAGTTGGTGCCTAGAGTTGTAGAAGCAACCAAAGATACCCTTGATAAAAAAGTCGAAAAAGTAATCATCACCGATGGGGTTCCAGTTTGGGTAAATGAAGAAAATGAAGTGATTGACCCAAAGGATAAAAAAGTATATCGTATCCAGGTCCAAGGAGATACCATTATCCATAAGGGGAAACCAATGGTTTGGAAGTCCGATAAAAAAGGAACTTTTGTGTATAAGTATAATGGCGAAGAGGTAATTATTGAAAATATGCCTGAGTTAGAATTGGCTCCAATGCCTGAATTTCCAAAAGAGGCCATGGCTCCGATGATGGATTTTGAAATTGCTGTTGCTCCTCAAATGGATTTCGAAATGGCACCAGTACCCGACTTTGATTTCGAGATGGCACCAGTTCCTGATTTTGAAATGGCCCCAATGCCACCAATGGAATTTGGAGAGGGATTTGCTCCAATGGTTTTTGAGTTTAAAAATGGACAGGATTGGGCTTTTTCTACCAAAGATACCATAGGAATGACCAAAGCTGAAAAAGAGAAATGGCAAAAAGATATGGAACTTCGTGCTGAAGAAATGGCAAAAAGAGCGGAAGAATGGGCTGCTAAATGGGAGGAAAATGGCGCTGAATACGAGCTCAAAATGAAAGAATGGGAAAAGAGTATGGCTCCAAAAATGAAGGAGTTTGAAAAGAGAATGGAAGAGTGGCAGAAAGCATATGAGCCTAAATTGAAAGAATTTGAAAAGAGAATGGAGGAATGGCAAAAAGCTAATGAGCCCAAAATGCAGGAGTTTGAAGCGAAAATGAAAGCTTGGCAGGAAGAGAATGAGCCTTTGTTGAAGGATTATGAGGAAAAGATGAAGGCATGGGAAAAAGAAATGCAGCCAAAAATGGAAGAATATCAACGTAAAATGGAAGCATGGCAAAAAGAAAATACCGCTAAAATCGAAGAATTCCAGAAAAAACTACAAGAAGAGCTTAAAAAGAAAGACGATAACCAATAA
- a CDS encoding BlaI/MecI/CopY family transcriptional regulator — protein sequence MSKPTEAELEILSLLWEKKEASVRQIHEEISKTKETGYTTTLKIMQIMHAKGMLTRDEQSRTHIYKPATNQGETQKSLLKNLMATAFGGSAKKLVMQALGQENPSKEELNEIREFLDQLEQKS from the coding sequence ATGAGTAAACCTACAGAAGCTGAACTAGAGATTTTATCCCTTCTATGGGAAAAGAAAGAAGCCAGTGTGAGACAGATCCACGAGGAGATTTCAAAGACCAAGGAGACAGGATATACTACTACATTGAAAATCATGCAGATCATGCATGCTAAAGGGATGCTGACCAGAGATGAGCAAAGTAGAACGCATATTTATAAACCTGCTACTAATCAAGGAGAGACCCAAAAATCCCTCTTGAAAAATTTGATGGCCACTGCTTTTGGTGGTTCCGCAAAGAAACTGGTCATGCAGGCACTTGGACAAGAAAACCCTTCCAAGGAGGAGTTGAATGAAATAAGAGAATTTTTAGACCAACTAGAACAAAAATCCTGA
- a CDS encoding TlpA disulfide reductase family protein: MNFEGNWHGYLDLGEDHLPFWFSLEKSGDNWTAYLKNDSENLAVPDVEIKEDSIHIIMNAFDSEVHAKMMEDGSIQGKYQRNYQENYHSGFVAERNIDTRFPVSEPPKTDFSGKWEFEFIRSDSSTYQALGIFQQNGNKITGTFLTNVGDYRFLEGNVSGDTFYLSAFDGGHAFFFTGQADNHGEVTGRFRSGPIYFQTFEATRNESFELPENDHLTQLKEGYETLDFSFPNADGEIVSLSDSTFKDKIVLVQLFGTWCANCMDETNFLAPWYLENKSKGIEVVALAFESKPDFDYAAGRVKKHAERFEVPYPQLIAGVSKKDEAAKSLPALKEVIAFPTLIYLDKKHKVRKIHTGFSGPGTGDYYAQWIESHKILIDKLLSE, from the coding sequence ATGAATTTTGAAGGAAATTGGCATGGTTATCTGGACTTAGGCGAAGACCACTTGCCATTTTGGTTCAGCTTAGAAAAATCCGGAGATAATTGGACTGCATATCTAAAAAATGACAGTGAAAACCTAGCTGTTCCTGATGTAGAAATTAAAGAGGATAGCATTCATATCATCATGAATGCATTTGATTCTGAGGTACATGCAAAAATGATGGAGGACGGCAGCATCCAAGGAAAATATCAAAGAAATTACCAAGAGAATTACCATTCTGGATTTGTAGCTGAACGTAACATCGATACAAGATTTCCTGTATCGGAACCTCCCAAAACAGACTTTTCCGGAAAATGGGAATTTGAATTTATAAGATCAGATAGCAGCACCTATCAGGCACTAGGCATTTTCCAACAAAACGGAAATAAAATCACTGGGACTTTTCTGACCAATGTGGGAGATTATCGTTTTCTGGAAGGCAATGTAAGTGGCGATACATTTTACCTAAGCGCTTTCGATGGAGGACATGCCTTTTTCTTTACAGGCCAGGCAGATAATCATGGTGAAGTTACAGGAAGGTTCAGGTCTGGCCCCATTTATTTCCAAACCTTTGAAGCAACAAGAAATGAGTCTTTTGAACTACCTGAAAACGACCATTTAACCCAATTGAAAGAAGGGTATGAAACCCTCGACTTCAGTTTTCCAAATGCCGATGGAGAGATTGTTTCACTTAGCGATTCCACTTTTAAAGACAAAATTGTATTGGTCCAGCTGTTTGGAACCTGGTGCGCCAATTGCATGGATGAAACCAATTTTCTGGCTCCTTGGTACTTGGAAAACAAATCAAAAGGAATTGAAGTAGTTGCCTTGGCTTTTGAAAGCAAACCTGACTTTGACTATGCTGCGGGAAGGGTAAAAAAACATGCAGAAAGATTTGAGGTTCCCTACCCTCAGCTGATTGCAGGCGTTTCAAAAAAAGATGAAGCGGCGAAATCTCTACCTGCTTTGAAAGAAGTTATTGCATTTCCTACTCTGATATATCTTGACAAAAAACACAAGGTTAGAAAGATCCATACTGGGTTTAGCGGGCCCGGCACAGGGGATTATTACGCCCAATGGATTGAGAGCCATAAAATTTTGATAGACAAGTTATTATCTGAATAA
- a CDS encoding FtsL-like putative cell division protein encodes MSQNTFKKKLKKGNTPKRGNGPRKTIFTWIEEKLNVTGLLGEGVPVQLVPPVGFVVLLALIYIWSNHRAENMVRKIEKVQQEVEDLRADVTTLEAEYMLSSMQSEVAKRVLEKGIEELNQPPIKIEVDK; translated from the coding sequence ATGAGTCAGAATACGTTTAAAAAGAAACTCAAAAAAGGAAATACTCCGAAAAGAGGTAATGGTCCAAGAAAAACCATTTTCACCTGGATAGAGGAGAAGTTGAATGTGACCGGCTTGCTCGGAGAAGGTGTCCCTGTTCAATTGGTGCCTCCTGTTGGGTTTGTGGTATTATTGGCTTTGATCTATATCTGGAGTAATCACCGTGCTGAAAACATGGTGAGAAAAATAGAGAAAGTGCAGCAAGAAGTAGAAGACCTTCGTGCCGATGTGACTACCCTGGAGGCAGAGTACATGTTGAGTAGCATGCAGTCGGAGGTAGCCAAGCGTGTGTTAGAAAAAGGAATAGAAGAATTAAATCAACCACCGATCAAAATCGAGGTAGATAAGTGA
- the rsmH gene encoding 16S rRNA (cytosine(1402)-N(4))-methyltransferase RsmH, protein MTESVYHIPVMLAQCTEGLAINPNGIYVDVTFGGGGHSREILKHLDQGHLYGFDQDIDAKANIPENEHFTFVEANFRDLKRYLRLHGVKKVDGILADLGISSHQIDEPSRGFSTRFSGSLDMRMNQSAELSAKEVLNTYEESKLHKIFGIYGEVKNAKTLAQAIVSERAAQPFETTEGFTAFLKKYAPRGKDYKYYAQVFQALRIEVNDEMGALEEMLLDAVDLLNPEGRLVVMSYHSLEDRLVKNLIQKGKFQGEVEKDFYGNLLRPLDPVSRGAVVADEEEIARNPRARSAKLRVAKKRGK, encoded by the coding sequence ATGACAGAGTCTGTTTACCATATCCCAGTGATGCTAGCCCAATGCACTGAAGGCTTGGCTATTAATCCCAATGGAATTTATGTCGACGTTACGTTTGGTGGAGGGGGGCATTCGCGTGAAATCCTTAAACACTTGGATCAAGGCCATTTATATGGCTTCGATCAAGATATAGATGCGAAAGCAAATATTCCGGAAAATGAGCATTTCACCTTCGTGGAAGCAAATTTCCGCGACCTGAAGCGTTATTTGAGGCTGCATGGCGTTAAGAAGGTGGATGGGATTCTCGCTGATTTGGGGATCAGCTCTCATCAAATTGATGAACCAAGTCGGGGATTTTCTACCCGATTCAGTGGGAGTTTGGATATGAGGATGAATCAATCTGCTGAATTATCTGCCAAGGAGGTATTGAATACTTATGAGGAATCGAAGCTTCATAAGATTTTTGGCATTTATGGAGAGGTGAAAAATGCCAAGACCTTGGCACAAGCGATTGTTTCTGAGCGAGCTGCTCAGCCATTTGAAACGACAGAAGGCTTTACGGCTTTCTTGAAAAAATATGCTCCTCGGGGCAAGGATTATAAATACTATGCTCAGGTTTTTCAAGCCTTGAGGATAGAGGTAAATGATGAAATGGGTGCATTGGAAGAGATGTTGCTTGATGCGGTAGATCTTTTGAACCCAGAAGGAAGGCTGGTAGTGATGAGTTATCATAGCCTAGAGGACCGCTTGGTCAAGAACCTGATCCAGAAAGGGAAATTTCAGGGTGAAGTGGAAAAAGATTTTTATGGCAATCTGCTCAGACCATTGGATCCAGTAAGTAGGGGTGCAGTCGTGGCAGATGAGGAAGAGATTGCTAGAAATCCCAGAGCTAGAAGTGCAAAACTGAGAGTTGCTAAAAAGAGAGGGAAATGA